The Vibrio gallaecicus genome contains a region encoding:
- the pmbA gene encoding metalloprotease PmbA produces MDVKQQVAQQRVELEAAVAKALDMASVSSDAAEVAITKSTGLSVSTRMCEVENVEFNSDGALGITVYRGQKKGSASTSDLSEKAIAQTVAAALDIAQYTSEDPYAGPAPKELMVQEIPDLDLFHPDEPNPDVAAEIAIAAERQALAYSDKIKQSDGASYDSHYGVKVYGNSHGLLASYASSRHSTSCCVIGEGANGEMERDYSYTLARHRDDLWTPERVGQEAAEKTVSRLDARKLATGKYPIMFAPDVATGLVGHLVMAISGGNLYRKSSFLLDHLGKQILPEWFNISEKPHVLRGLASSPFDSEGVFTQDREIITDGVLATYLLTSYAARKMDMTSTGHAGGIHNWFVKSTGQNFEQMLKELGTGFLVTEVMGQGVNTVTGDYSRGAAGFWVENGEIQYPVSEVTIAGNLKDMFTQIVAVGNDVETRSQIQTGSILLESMKVAGE; encoded by the coding sequence ATGGATGTGAAACAGCAAGTCGCTCAGCAACGTGTTGAGTTAGAAGCCGCAGTAGCGAAAGCATTAGACATGGCATCAGTCAGCTCAGACGCAGCTGAAGTCGCAATAACTAAATCAACGGGATTAAGTGTTTCTACTCGCATGTGTGAAGTGGAAAACGTTGAATTTAATAGTGATGGTGCGCTTGGTATTACTGTTTATCGCGGTCAGAAGAAAGGCAGCGCATCAACATCTGATCTTAGTGAAAAAGCTATCGCTCAGACTGTTGCTGCTGCATTAGATATTGCTCAGTACACTTCTGAAGACCCATATGCAGGTCCTGCACCGAAAGAATTAATGGTTCAAGAGATTCCAGATCTTGATTTATTCCACCCTGATGAACCTAATCCTGATGTTGCCGCTGAAATTGCGATTGCAGCTGAAAGACAAGCTTTAGCTTATAGTGACAAAATTAAGCAAAGTGATGGTGCAAGCTACGATAGCCATTATGGCGTGAAGGTTTATGGTAATAGCCATGGATTATTAGCAAGCTATGCTTCAAGTCGTCACAGCACGAGCTGTTGTGTGATTGGTGAAGGTGCAAATGGCGAAATGGAACGAGACTACAGCTATACGCTTGCTCGTCACCGTGATGATTTGTGGACGCCTGAGCGTGTTGGTCAAGAAGCGGCAGAAAAAACCGTTAGCCGTTTAGATGCAAGAAAGCTCGCTACAGGTAAATACCCGATAATGTTTGCTCCTGATGTTGCAACAGGTCTAGTTGGTCATTTAGTGATGGCTATCAGTGGTGGCAATCTATATCGCAAGTCTTCATTCTTATTGGATCACCTAGGCAAACAAATTTTACCAGAGTGGTTTAACATTTCTGAAAAGCCACATGTATTACGCGGCTTAGCTTCTAGCCCCTTCGATAGTGAAGGCGTCTTCACTCAAGACCGTGAGATTATTACTGACGGTGTGTTAGCGACTTATCTACTGACAAGCTACGCTGCGCGTAAAATGGATATGACTTCAACAGGTCACGCTGGTGGTATTCATAACTGGTTTGTTAAATCGACAGGTCAGAACTTTGAGCAAATGCTTAAAGAACTGGGTACTGGCTTCCTTGTTACAGAAGTAATGGGGCAGGGCGTGAATACAGTGACAGGCGATTATTCTCGTGGCGCTGCTGGTTTCTGGGTAGAAAACGGTGAGATTCAATATCCAGTATCAGAAGTAACGATTGCGGGTAATTTAAAAGACATGTTCACCCAAATAGTCGCTGTGGGTAATGACGTGGAAACGCGTTCACAAATACAAACAGGTTCTATTTTATTGGAATCAATGAAGGTTGCTGGCGAGTAA
- the yjgA gene encoding ribosome biogenesis factor YjgA — translation MARKNQKAPWEPEEEIIWVSKTEMKTDMDALQKLGEELVELKPSILDKFPLSEDLALAIKDAQRFKNEAKRRQLQYIGKVMRNVDPEPIQAALDKIRNKHSQATVELHKLEQLRDRVVAEGDKAISEVMDMYPEADRQRLRQLARQANKEKSANKPAKSSREIFQILKELKLGD, via the coding sequence ATGGCTCGCAAAAACCAAAAAGCCCCATGGGAACCAGAAGAAGAAATCATCTGGGTAAGTAAGACAGAAATGAAAACGGACATGGACGCCCTGCAAAAGCTGGGAGAAGAGCTTGTTGAATTAAAGCCTTCGATTCTTGATAAGTTTCCTTTGTCTGAAGATCTGGCTTTAGCGATTAAAGATGCACAGCGCTTTAAGAACGAAGCAAAGCGACGTCAACTTCAATACATTGGTAAAGTAATGCGCAATGTAGATCCTGAGCCAATTCAAGCTGCTTTAGATAAGATTCGCAACAAACACTCTCAAGCAACAGTTGAACTGCACAAACTAGAACAACTGCGTGACCGCGTTGTTGCTGAAGGCGATAAAGCTATTTCAGAAGTGATGGACATGTACCCTGAAGCAGACCGTCAGCGTCTTCGCCAGCTCGCTCGCCAAGCTAACAAAGAGAAATCAGCGAATAAGCCAGCCAAGTCTTCTCGTGAGATTTTCCAAATCTTAAAAGAGTTAAAGCTAGGCGACTAA
- the thiQ gene encoding thiamine ABC transporter ATP-binding protein — MLVMKEVDYHYHRELFRFDFQAEQGDIVALMGPSGAGKSTLLALVAGFIEPTSGEISVAGQSLIGKEAHQRPLAMLFQEHNLFAHLTVRENIGLGLHPGLKLTVTQKLEVEQAAAQVGVAEYLDRLPEHLSGGQRQRVALARCFVQPHDIWLLDEPFSALDPLLREEMLNLVKRLAAERNITVLMVTHHLGDARSIANKFVFVALGKVLVEDSIEVLTADHSQQELSSFVKAGE, encoded by the coding sequence ATGTTAGTGATGAAAGAGGTGGACTACCACTATCACCGAGAGTTGTTTCGCTTTGACTTTCAAGCTGAGCAGGGCGACATTGTCGCGTTGATGGGACCGAGCGGTGCCGGAAAGTCCACACTATTGGCGCTGGTTGCTGGGTTTATCGAGCCTACATCGGGTGAGATCTCTGTGGCAGGGCAATCGCTTATTGGTAAGGAAGCGCATCAACGTCCATTGGCTATGCTGTTTCAAGAACACAACCTGTTTGCCCACCTCACGGTACGTGAAAATATTGGCTTAGGGTTGCATCCGGGTTTAAAGCTTACAGTAACCCAAAAGCTCGAAGTTGAGCAGGCTGCAGCACAAGTTGGAGTGGCGGAATATTTAGATAGATTGCCGGAGCATTTATCTGGCGGTCAGCGTCAGCGTGTCGCGCTTGCCCGCTGTTTTGTTCAGCCTCATGATATCTGGTTACTTGATGAACCTTTCTCAGCACTTGACCCTTTGCTTCGTGAGGAAATGCTTAACCTAGTGAAGCGATTAGCGGCAGAGCGAAATATTACGGTCTTGATGGTGACTCACCATTTAGGTGATGCACGCAGTATCGCGAATAAGTTTGTTTTTGTGGCACTCGGTAAGGTGCTGGTTGAAGACTCGATAGAGGTACTGACGGCTGATCATTCCCAGCAAGAATTGAGCTCATTTGTTAAAGCGGGTGAGTGA
- the thiP gene encoding thiamine/thiamine pyrophosphate ABC transporter permease ThiP — translation MLNSIPKIGLWVALLIAAFVISSVGALLSNAPTLDISQVWSDPYYWHVTKFSFYQATLSMVLSVLFAIPVAHALSRRQFPGRSILLRLFASTLVLPVLVGVFGILAIYGNSGWLAKGLAQFDIKLPFSIYGLNGILLAHVFFNLPYASRLLLQAIETVPAEQHKLCAHLGMTHWDKFKWVEWPRLRQQLPHVCGLVFMLCFTSFATVMALGGGPKSTTIELAIYQAIKFDFDLQAGAILAIWQMLLCGVLAISIQRLSKPISVTPSQQSDDKYLVKDTYWSKGWDSFWIIAVSLLVLPPLVMVIISGINAQGFNVLTSAPFWNALGTSLKVAVLASIIAMIIGIAILITSRAWRLHGKNFKADKIELVGTIILVTPGLVISTGLFLLLRSFTDVFSLAFFVVVAVNSLMALPYVIKTLAQPMLHLAQQYQYLCPSLGMTGLTRFRLVEWRALRKPMAQAFAISFMLAIGDLSAIALFGSHDFRTLPLYLFQLLGSYQMEAAAVVSVSLLLLSVGSFSLIEFLFTRNSNSNAKELRNR, via the coding sequence ATGTTAAATTCGATTCCAAAGATTGGCTTATGGGTTGCGTTACTCATTGCCGCTTTTGTTATCTCATCAGTAGGGGCATTGCTTAGCAATGCCCCTACTCTTGATATAAGCCAAGTATGGTCAGACCCTTACTATTGGCATGTAACAAAGTTCAGTTTCTATCAAGCTACACTTTCGATGGTATTAAGTGTGCTTTTTGCTATTCCTGTTGCTCATGCTTTATCTCGCCGTCAGTTCCCTGGGCGAAGTATTTTATTGCGGCTTTTTGCCTCTACCTTAGTTCTTCCTGTTCTCGTTGGTGTGTTTGGGATTCTAGCTATTTATGGCAACAGTGGTTGGTTGGCTAAAGGGCTCGCTCAATTTGATATTAAACTCCCATTTTCAATCTACGGTCTAAATGGCATTTTGCTTGCGCATGTCTTTTTCAATTTGCCTTACGCTAGCCGGCTTTTATTACAAGCGATTGAGACGGTGCCTGCAGAACAGCACAAGCTGTGTGCTCATTTAGGAATGACGCATTGGGATAAGTTTAAATGGGTAGAATGGCCTAGGTTACGCCAGCAGCTTCCTCATGTATGTGGCTTAGTGTTTATGCTGTGCTTTACTAGTTTTGCAACTGTCATGGCATTAGGTGGCGGTCCGAAATCGACCACTATAGAACTCGCCATTTATCAAGCGATTAAGTTTGATTTTGATTTACAGGCGGGGGCGATACTGGCGATTTGGCAAATGCTATTGTGCGGTGTCCTCGCGATCAGTATTCAACGCCTCTCTAAACCGATCTCTGTTACTCCTAGCCAACAGTCTGATGATAAGTATTTAGTGAAAGATACTTATTGGTCAAAAGGGTGGGATAGCTTTTGGATCATAGCTGTTTCACTGCTTGTGCTACCACCTTTGGTCATGGTCATCATTAGTGGTATTAATGCGCAAGGTTTTAATGTCTTAACCAGTGCGCCTTTTTGGAACGCTCTTGGAACATCATTAAAAGTGGCCGTGCTTGCCAGTATTATTGCGATGATCATTGGTATCGCGATTCTTATAACTAGCCGAGCTTGGCGTCTGCATGGCAAAAACTTCAAAGCCGATAAAATTGAATTAGTGGGCACCATTATTTTGGTGACACCAGGGCTAGTGATCAGTACTGGTTTATTCTTGTTACTTCGATCATTTACCGATGTTTTTAGCTTAGCCTTTTTCGTTGTGGTTGCGGTAAACAGTTTAATGGCATTGCCTTATGTGATTAAAACCCTTGCGCAACCTATGTTGCACCTAGCTCAGCAATATCAATATTTATGTCCAAGTTTGGGTATGACGGGACTGACTCGATTCAGGTTAGTGGAATGGCGAGCGTTACGAAAGCCGATGGCACAAGCGTTTGCGATTAGTTTTATGTTAGCTATAGGTGACTTAAGCGCAATTGCTTTATTTGGCAGTCATGATTTTAGAACGTTACCTTTGTATTTATTCCAATTGCTAGGCAGTTATCAAATGGAGGCGGCTGCGGTGGTTTCTGTGAGTTTATTGCTACTGAGTGTGGGCAGTTTTAGTCTGATTGAATTTTTATTTACTCGAAACTCAAATTCTAACGCGAAAGAATTAAGGAACCGATAA
- the thiB gene encoding thiamine ABC transporter substrate binding subunit: MKFALTTLALATVTSFSALAADSTLAANSTLTVYTYDSFAADWGPRPAVEKAFEAQCGCDVNFVALEDGVSILNRLRLEGGNSKADIILGLDNNLMAEAKKTGLLAEHKVDTSAVTLPNGWSDNTFVPFDFGYFAFVYNKEKLENPPKSLKELVEQRDDLKVIYQDPRTSTPGQGLMLWMKSVYGDDTTQAWKQLAKKTVTVTKGWSEAYSMFLEGESDLVLSYTTSPAYHIIAESDSKYAAANFAEGHYTQVEVAAKVKGSKNEKLADEFMQFILSDGFQSAMPTGNWMYPVTGVKLPEGFEALTVPSNALSFSSDEVAENRKTWIREWQSALTF; encoded by the coding sequence GTGAAATTTGCATTAACTACTCTTGCTTTAGCAACAGTGACTTCATTTTCAGCTTTAGCTGCTGATAGTACACTAGCGGCTAATAGTACATTAACGGTGTATACCTACGATTCTTTTGCTGCTGATTGGGGACCTAGACCAGCAGTAGAAAAAGCATTTGAAGCGCAGTGTGGCTGTGATGTTAACTTTGTTGCTTTAGAGGATGGTGTGTCTATTTTAAATCGACTGCGTCTTGAAGGTGGCAATAGTAAGGCTGACATCATTTTAGGTTTAGATAACAACCTGATGGCTGAAGCGAAAAAAACAGGTTTATTGGCTGAGCATAAAGTAGATACTTCTGCTGTTACTCTGCCTAATGGTTGGAGCGATAATACGTTTGTACCGTTCGACTTTGGTTACTTTGCTTTTGTTTACAATAAAGAAAAGCTAGAAAACCCGCCAAAAAGCTTAAAAGAATTAGTTGAGCAACGTGATGACCTTAAAGTGATTTATCAAGATCCTCGCACCTCAACACCTGGTCAAGGTTTAATGCTTTGGATGAAGTCTGTGTATGGTGACGACACGACTCAAGCATGGAAACAGCTAGCGAAAAAGACAGTAACCGTGACGAAAGGTTGGTCTGAAGCTTACTCTATGTTTTTAGAGGGTGAATCTGATTTAGTGCTTTCTTACACGACGTCACCTGCTTATCACATTATTGCAGAAAGCGACTCAAAATACGCAGCCGCAAATTTTGCTGAAGGTCATTACACCCAAGTTGAAGTTGCCGCAAAAGTGAAAGGCAGCAAAAATGAAAAGCTTGCTGATGAATTCATGCAGTTCATTTTAAGCGATGGCTTCCAATCTGCCATGCCAACCGGAAATTGGATGTACCCTGTGACTGGCGTTAAATTACCTGAAGGCTTTGAAGCGTTGACAGTGCCAAGTAATGCACTGAGCTTTTCTTCAGATGAAGTAGCAGAAAATCGTAAGACTTGGATCCGTGAATGGCAAAGTGCTTTAACATTTTAA
- a CDS encoding flavin prenyltransferase UbiX, which yields MTTKNKAITLAFTGASGAPYGLRLLECLLAADYQVYLLISSAARVVMATEHDLKLPAGPDAAKAVLVKHLNCDPEKLIVCGKDDWFSPVASGSAAPKQMVVCPCSAGSVASIAHGMSDNLIERAADVVMKERGQLLLVVRETPFSTLHLENMHKLSTMGVTIMPAAPGFYHQPKTIEDLVDFMVARILDHLGVEQGLVPRWGYDQRK from the coding sequence ATGACGACAAAGAATAAAGCCATCACATTAGCTTTTACTGGCGCTTCTGGCGCCCCTTATGGCTTACGTTTATTAGAGTGTTTACTTGCTGCTGATTATCAAGTGTATCTACTCATTTCTTCTGCGGCTCGCGTAGTCATGGCAACGGAACATGATCTTAAATTGCCAGCGGGTCCAGACGCAGCAAAAGCGGTGCTGGTTAAGCACTTAAATTGCGATCCTGAAAAGCTGATTGTATGCGGCAAGGATGATTGGTTTTCGCCTGTGGCATCTGGTTCTGCTGCTCCTAAGCAGATGGTGGTTTGCCCATGTTCAGCAGGAAGTGTTGCGTCTATCGCTCATGGAATGTCAGATAATTTGATTGAACGCGCCGCTGATGTGGTGATGAAAGAGCGTGGACAATTATTGTTGGTGGTAAGAGAAACTCCATTTTCTACACTGCATTTAGAGAACATGCATAAGTTATCCACTATGGGTGTGACTATTATGCCCGCTGCTCCGGGTTTTTATCATCAACCTAAGACCATTGAAGATCTGGTGGATTTTATGGTGGCGAGAATTTTGGATCACCTTGGTGTTGAGCAAGGTTTAGTGCCACGTTGGGGATATGATCAACGCAAGTAA
- the mpl gene encoding UDP-N-acetylmuramate:L-alanyl-gamma-D-glutamyl-meso-diaminopimelate ligase, with protein MHIHILGICGTFMGGAAVLARQLGHKVTGSDANVYPPMSTLLESQGIEIIEGFDPQQLEPRPDLVVIGNAMSRGNPCVEYVLNNNLKYTSGPQWLQEFLLHDRWVLAVSGTHGKTTTSSMLAWILEDCGYAPGFLVGGVLGNFGISARLGESMFFVVEADEYDSAFFDKRSKFVHYHPRTLVMNNLEFDHADIFDDLEAIKRQFHHLVRTVPSNGRIFSPRQDTAIEDVLERGCWSETEYSSEASLNQETDILVNQPSEESLNDWRAEKLVKDGSQFNVYFQNEKVGTVDWDLVGDHNVNNALMAIAAARHVGVTPDLGCESLAKFINTKRRLELKGEVAKVKVYDDFAHHPTAIELTLGGLRNKVGEQKIIAVLEPRSATMKRGVHKETLADSLKQADSTYLFQPDNIDWSVQDIADACHQPAYVSDDMDAFVSRIVAEAQPQDQILVMSNGGFGGIHQKLLDALASKN; from the coding sequence ATGCATATTCACATCTTAGGGATTTGTGGCACTTTTATGGGTGGTGCCGCTGTTTTAGCTCGTCAATTGGGTCATAAAGTGACAGGAAGCGATGCTAATGTTTATCCACCTATGAGCACGCTTTTAGAATCCCAAGGCATTGAGATTATTGAAGGGTTTGATCCTCAGCAGTTAGAGCCAAGACCGGATTTAGTGGTGATTGGAAATGCGATGAGCCGCGGTAACCCATGTGTCGAATATGTACTTAACAACAATCTAAAATACACGTCTGGCCCCCAGTGGCTACAAGAGTTCTTACTGCATGACCGTTGGGTTCTTGCTGTGTCTGGGACACACGGAAAAACGACCACATCGAGCATGTTAGCTTGGATTTTAGAAGACTGTGGCTATGCCCCAGGCTTTTTGGTGGGAGGGGTGCTTGGCAATTTCGGCATCTCAGCTCGCTTAGGTGAGAGTATGTTTTTCGTAGTCGAAGCCGATGAGTATGACAGTGCTTTTTTCGATAAACGTTCTAAGTTTGTTCACTACCATCCAAGAACCTTAGTCATGAATAATTTAGAGTTCGATCATGCGGATATTTTTGATGATTTAGAGGCAATTAAGCGTCAATTTCATCATTTGGTACGCACTGTTCCAAGCAATGGTCGAATTTTCTCCCCAAGACAAGATACTGCCATTGAAGATGTACTGGAACGTGGTTGTTGGAGTGAAACTGAATACAGCAGTGAAGCTTCATTGAATCAAGAAACTGATATTTTAGTGAATCAGCCTAGTGAAGAAAGTTTGAATGATTGGCGTGCTGAAAAGTTAGTTAAAGATGGTTCTCAATTTAATGTCTACTTCCAAAATGAAAAAGTCGGAACGGTGGATTGGGATCTTGTTGGCGACCACAATGTAAATAATGCATTGATGGCAATTGCAGCGGCTCGTCATGTGGGCGTTACTCCCGACCTAGGCTGTGAATCTCTTGCTAAGTTTATTAATACGAAGCGTCGTTTAGAATTAAAAGGCGAAGTTGCGAAGGTGAAGGTGTATGACGATTTTGCTCATCACCCTACAGCAATTGAACTTACTTTAGGTGGGTTACGTAATAAGGTGGGTGAGCAGAAAATTATCGCGGTTCTGGAACCTCGCTCTGCCACGATGAAGCGAGGTGTTCATAAAGAGACATTAGCTGACTCTTTAAAGCAAGCTGATTCCACGTACTTGTTCCAGCCTGATAATATTGATTGGTCAGTTCAAGATATTGCTGACGCATGTCATCAACCCGCTTATGTGAGTGATGATATGGATGCTTTCGTATCAAGAATCGTTGCTGAAGCACAACCACAAGACCAAATACTTGTGATGAGTAATGGCGGCTTTGGCGGTATCCATCAAAAGTTACTGGATGCACTTGCAAGCAAGAATTAA
- the fbp gene encoding class 1 fructose-bisphosphatase, producing the protein MSEMRTLGEFIVAKQNDFPHASGDLSSLLSSIRLAAKIVNREINKAGLVDITGAVGTDNVQGEEQQKLDLYANDKFKAALEARDQVCGVASEEEDEAVAFNKELNKNAKYVVLMDPLDGSSNIDVNVSVGTIFSIYRRVSPIGTPPTQEDFLQPGNKQVAAGYVVYGSSTMLVYTTGKGVNGFTYDPSLGTFCLSHENMLIPDEGRIYSINEGNYIRFPTGVKKYIKYCQESAPSEGRPYTSRYIGSLVSDFHRNLLKGGIYLYPSTESHPQGKLRLLYECNPMAFIMEQAGGTASDGVTRIMDLKPTELHQRVPFFVGSPSMVKKVEEFLELNQD; encoded by the coding sequence ATGTCTGAGATGCGCACCCTTGGCGAGTTTATTGTTGCAAAACAAAATGACTTCCCTCACGCAAGCGGTGATCTTTCATCCCTTCTATCATCAATTCGTCTTGCTGCAAAAATCGTAAACCGTGAAATCAATAAAGCAGGTCTAGTTGATATTACTGGTGCAGTTGGTACAGATAATGTTCAAGGTGAAGAGCAGCAAAAGCTTGATCTATACGCTAATGACAAATTTAAAGCCGCTCTAGAAGCTCGCGATCAAGTTTGTGGTGTTGCGAGTGAAGAAGAAGACGAAGCTGTTGCTTTTAACAAGGAACTGAACAAAAACGCTAAGTACGTTGTACTTATGGATCCTTTGGATGGTTCATCAAACATTGATGTGAATGTTTCAGTTGGTACTATTTTCTCTATCTACCGCCGAGTATCCCCAATCGGTACACCTCCAACTCAAGAAGATTTCTTGCAGCCTGGTAACAAACAAGTCGCTGCTGGCTATGTGGTTTATGGTTCATCAACCATGCTGGTTTATACTACAGGTAAAGGGGTAAATGGTTTCACTTACGACCCTTCACTAGGTACTTTCTGTCTATCTCATGAAAACATGCTGATTCCAGATGAAGGTCGAATCTACTCAATCAATGAAGGTAACTACATTCGTTTCCCAACGGGTGTTAAGAAATACATCAAATACTGCCAAGAAAGTGCGCCAAGTGAAGGACGTCCATATACTTCACGTTATATTGGTTCATTGGTATCTGACTTTCACCGTAACCTTCTTAAAGGCGGTATCTACTTATACCCGAGTACTGAAAGCCATCCTCAAGGTAAGTTACGTCTACTTTACGAATGCAACCCAATGGCATTTATTATGGAGCAAGCGGGTGGTACTGCGTCTGACGGAGTAACCCGTATTATGGATTTAAAACCAACTGAATTGCACCAGCGTGTCCCATTCTTTGTTGGCTCACCAAGTATGGTGAAAAAGGTTGAAGAGTTCTTGGAATTAAACCAAGACTAA
- the ppa gene encoding inorganic diphosphatase, translating into MSLNLVPAGLSLPDDLYVVIEIPANADPIKYEVDKDSGAVFVDRFMSAPMFYPCNYGYVNDTLSLDGDPVDVLVPTPYPLIPGSVIRCRPVGVLKMTDESGEDAKVFAVPHSKLSKEYDHIQDVGDIPELLKAQITQFFERYKELEVGKWVKVDGWADIEAAREEILTSHKRAQQ; encoded by the coding sequence ATGAGTCTAAACTTAGTTCCTGCGGGTCTATCCCTTCCTGATGATCTCTATGTTGTCATCGAAATTCCAGCCAATGCTGACCCTATCAAATATGAAGTTGATAAAGACTCAGGTGCAGTATTTGTTGATCGCTTCATGTCTGCTCCTATGTTTTATCCCTGTAATTACGGTTACGTGAATGACACTTTGTCTTTAGATGGGGACCCTGTAGATGTATTAGTCCCTACTCCCTACCCTCTTATACCGGGTTCTGTCATTCGCTGCCGACCAGTTGGGGTGTTAAAAATGACAGATGAGTCAGGAGAAGATGCGAAAGTATTTGCAGTTCCACACTCAAAGCTATCAAAAGAGTATGACCACATCCAGGATGTTGGGGATATTCCGGAATTATTGAAAGCTCAAATCACTCAGTTTTTTGAACGTTATAAAGAATTGGAAGTAGGTAAATGGGTAAAGGTTGATGGCTGGGCTGACATTGAAGCCGCTCGCGAAGAAATCCTAACGTCGCACAAAAGAGCGCAGCAATAA
- a CDS encoding DUF2799 domain-containing protein gives MKFLLLAVSLMLVGCSQVSLPALSSLSDWKDFGEETALSGKVKQSEKQLVRASSLSALDSDAYTAYEQGYELGLEQYCSQNAHILGVKGEPYLGICDKINFWFQSDYNEGRHSMFGSSI, from the coding sequence ATGAAGTTTTTATTATTAGCGGTCTCCTTGATGCTTGTAGGTTGCTCTCAAGTGTCACTTCCAGCTTTATCCAGTTTGAGTGATTGGAAGGATTTTGGAGAAGAAACCGCACTGAGTGGAAAAGTGAAGCAAAGTGAAAAACAGCTAGTAAGAGCGAGTTCTTTGTCAGCTTTGGATAGCGATGCATACACGGCGTATGAACAAGGTTATGAGCTGGGTCTCGAACAGTATTGCTCTCAAAATGCCCATATATTAGGTGTTAAGGGTGAACCATATTTAGGTATCTGTGACAAAATCAATTTCTGGTTTCAAAGTGATTATAATGAAGGGCGACACTCAATGTTTGGTTCTTCAATATAA
- a CDS encoding gamma-glutamylcyclotransferase family protein, protein MQHLVFVYGTLRKGQSNAHYLSSSELLGSFETLPEFALYDLGAYPGIISGKKRVSGEVYMVDDEVLKQLDVLEDIPVEYRRETIQTDFGPAWVYIYQLSTSQNGSEIISGDWCQRV, encoded by the coding sequence ATGCAACATCTCGTTTTTGTATATGGCACTTTGAGGAAAGGGCAATCGAACGCGCATTATCTTTCTTCTAGTGAATTACTAGGGAGCTTTGAAACTCTACCTGAATTCGCTTTATATGACCTTGGCGCATACCCTGGCATTATTTCTGGAAAGAAGAGGGTATCTGGAGAAGTCTATATGGTGGATGACGAGGTTTTAAAACAACTTGATGTACTAGAAGATATCCCAGTTGAGTATCGCCGAGAAACCATTCAGACTGATTTTGGTCCTGCTTGGGTATATATCTATCAGTTAAGTACTTCGCAGAACGGAAGTGAAATCATCTCTGGGGATTGGTGCCAAAGGGTCTAG